In Sphaerospermopsis torques-reginae ITEP-024, the genomic window GCACATCCTCTGGTAAAGCATCAAATTCAGGTTCAAAATCTTCATGAAATTCGACAGTACAACTCATTAATTCTACACTCAAAGACGGAAATATTCAATATTATAATTGCTCATGCCTTCCTTTTTTGAATAATCTAGTTACTAATTTACGACTCAAATTTTTGTCAAACAGCAATTTCAATTAGCACCTACCGCAGCAACTAAACGATGTTCACGATCAGCAGCAAATTCTAAACAAGCTCTAATATCTGCTTCCGTTAATTCAGGAAAATCCTCTAATATTTCTGTATAAGACATCCCAGACGCTAACCAACCTAAAACATCATAGACTGTAATTCTCATCCGGCGAATACAAGGTTTACCACCCCGTTTATCTGGTTCAATGGTAATGATATCTTGATAGCTCATATTATTTACTCTATCTTACTCTATACCATTTTAACATCTAGGGAGCGAGATGCAAATAATAAACAAGCTCGAAAAAATGTCTTATTTGTTGGCTTCCACACCCGCCCAGAAATGAATTTCCGGGCTAATAGTCAAAGTTTACTAAAGTAAACTATAGATTTGTGCGCGTTTTCAGTCATCTTTAGATGACTTCTGCTATGAGACTGGGAATTCATTCCCAGTCGGATGATCGGTTTTACGTTAAGTTGACACCAATGAGCATTGCTTAACTTTTATTCGCTGCCCAAATAATAGCAGTATCTTGATATTCTTTAAACATTGGATCAGCCGTAATAATTGTCATATCCTCCATTTGTGCCTGAGCTATTAACATTCGATCAAAAGGATCTTTATGATGTAAAGGTAAAGTCGCTGTTCTGAGTGCATGAGAAGCTGTAATTTCCAAATATTTCGCACCTAACCGCACCATGCGACTAGAAATGTAACTATCTATTGGTTCTGGTAATGGTAACTTACCGTTGCCTGCGGCGGGCGAAGCCATCGCCACTTTTATTCCCATTTCCCACACACTAGCAACAGAAAGCCATAGTTCGTTGTTTTCATCAGCTATCTGTGCGATCGCCTCTTCATTTAAACGCTCTGGTTCAACAAACCACCATAACCAACATTGAGTATCCAATAAAAATTTCACTCTTCACTACCCTCAAATGCTGCCAAAATATCATCTGGTAAGGGCGCATTAAAGTCTT contains:
- a CDS encoding DUF433 domain-containing protein, with product MSYQDIITIEPDKRGGKPCIRRMRITVYDVLGWLASGMSYTEILEDFPELTEADIRACLEFAADREHRLVAAVGAN
- a CDS encoding type II toxin-antitoxin system VapC family toxin; translation: MKFLLDTQCWLWWFVEPERLNEEAIAQIADENNELWLSVASVWEMGIKVAMASPAAGNGKLPLPEPIDSYISSRMVRLGAKYLEITASHALRTATLPLHHKDPFDRMLIAQAQMEDMTIITADPMFKEYQDTAIIWAANKS